In Fundidesulfovibrio putealis DSM 16056, the following proteins share a genomic window:
- a CDS encoding Na(+)/H(+) antiporter subunit D, which yields MTTEFWFHPSLILIIGAVLLPLVPKALKKAFLVAVPVLAFLDVLSMQGNNGTFGVVQFLDWSLTFGRVDALSMVFAYIMTLMCIIGTIYGLHVEEDFQHVAAWLYVAGSLGVIFCGDYLVLFLFWEVMAFSSVFLVWFRRRKESLAVGYRYLLVHTAGGLLLLAGMILRFKATGGDLSFGPIGVDNPQLYTYLIMAGFILNAAVPPLHAWLPDAYGEATVSGAVFMCAFTTKTAVYALARGFAGMEILVPLGVCMALYGVVYAVLENDSRRLLAYHIISQVGYMVAGVGIGTQLAINGACAHAFAHILYKGLLFMGCGSVLHMTGKSKFSDLGGLYAKMPRTFIFTLIGGLSISAFPLFSGFVSKAMIVAAGFEEHNYWAAFLLTLASAGTFLHTGLKVPYFIWFGKNNCSQETMQKAADPPMNMQAAMIIASFLCIFIGCYTPYLYDMLPYPDVAANYHPYTQYHLSETLQILLFTALGFFLLIKKLAPEPKISLDLDWFYRMGGRGFLWLAKKPIQAADNWVSEAYRLIGLIPLMATARFWSWFDWHGIDGVVDGLARTVQGIGGQLRGLQNGQLQFNILYAMSLVAIVLVIFVFV from the coding sequence ATGACGACTGAGTTCTGGTTCCACCCGTCGCTGATACTCATCATCGGAGCCGTGCTGCTGCCGCTGGTGCCAAAGGCGCTGAAAAAGGCGTTCCTGGTGGCGGTGCCCGTGCTGGCCTTCCTGGACGTCCTGTCCATGCAGGGCAACAACGGCACCTTCGGGGTGGTCCAGTTCCTGGACTGGTCCCTGACCTTTGGACGCGTGGACGCGCTGTCCATGGTGTTCGCCTACATCATGACGCTCATGTGCATCATCGGCACCATCTACGGGCTGCACGTTGAGGAGGACTTCCAGCACGTGGCCGCCTGGCTCTACGTTGCCGGGTCGCTGGGGGTCATCTTCTGCGGCGACTACCTGGTGCTCTTCCTGTTCTGGGAAGTGATGGCCTTCTCCTCGGTGTTCCTGGTGTGGTTCCGCAGGCGCAAGGAATCGCTGGCCGTGGGCTACCGCTACCTGCTGGTGCACACCGCAGGCGGGCTTCTGCTGCTGGCAGGCATGATCCTTCGTTTCAAGGCCACCGGGGGCGATCTGTCCTTCGGGCCGATCGGCGTGGACAACCCCCAATTGTACACCTACCTCATCATGGCGGGCTTCATCCTGAACGCAGCCGTGCCGCCGCTGCACGCCTGGCTGCCCGACGCCTACGGCGAAGCCACAGTCAGCGGCGCGGTGTTCATGTGCGCCTTCACCACCAAGACGGCGGTCTACGCCCTGGCTCGCGGCTTCGCGGGCATGGAAATCCTGGTGCCGCTTGGCGTGTGCATGGCCCTCTACGGCGTGGTCTACGCGGTGCTGGAGAACGACTCACGGCGACTGCTGGCCTATCACATCATAAGCCAGGTGGGGTACATGGTGGCGGGTGTGGGCATCGGCACGCAGCTGGCCATAAACGGCGCCTGCGCCCACGCCTTCGCCCACATCCTGTACAAGGGCCTTCTGTTCATGGGCTGCGGCTCGGTGCTGCACATGACCGGCAAGAGCAAATTCTCCGATCTTGGCGGCCTCTACGCCAAGATGCCCCGGACCTTCATCTTCACGCTGATAGGCGGCCTGTCCATCTCGGCCTTCCCGCTGTTCAGCGGCTTCGTCAGCAAGGCCATGATCGTGGCCGCAGGCTTCGAGGAGCACAACTACTGGGCCGCATTCCTGCTGACGCTGGCCTCAGCCGGAACATTCCTGCACACCGGCCTCAAGGTTCCGTACTTCATTTGGTTCGGCAAGAACAACTGCAGCCAGGAGACTATGCAGAAGGCCGCTGACCCGCCCATGAACATGCAGGCGGCCATGATCATCGCCTCTTTCCTGTGCATCTTCATCGGCTGCTACACGCCCTACCTGTACGACATGCTGCCCTACCCGGACGTGGCGGCCAATTATCACCCGTACACCCAGTACCACCTGTCCGAGACCCTGCAGATCCTGCTGTTCACGGCCCTTGGGTTCTTCCTGCTGATCAAGAAGCTGGCCCCCGAACCCAAGATCAGCCTGGACCTGGACTGGTTCTACCGCATGGGCGGACGCGGGTTCCTGTGGCTGGCCAAGAAGCCCATACAGGCCGCCGACAACTGGGTGAGCGAGGCCTACCGCCTCATCGGCCTGATACCGCTCATGGCCACGGCCCGGTTCTGGTCCTGGTTCGACTGGCACGGCATCGACGGCGTGGTCGACGGCCTGGCGCGCACCGTTCAAGGCATCGGCGGGCAGCTTCGCGGCCTGCAGAACGGCCAGCTTCAGTTCAACATCCTCTATGCGATGTCCCTGGTGGCCATCGTGCTCGTGATCTTCGTCTTCGTCTGA
- a CDS encoding monovalent cation/H+ antiporter subunit D family protein has translation MDSIVSIKPLLAISTALAGSFLVMLSGRKPDVRESWSFIAAVVMFGIIVSMIPAVAPAPWGQGQTLVFHLFKILPGLSVSFRADALSMVFAVAASFLWIIAVSYSAGYMRGLHEHAQTRFNACFALALFGAMGVAFSDNLFTLYLFYEIVSVCTYPLVAHHQDKESYEGAKKYLVYLAATAKGLVLPAMVLIYVLTGTLDFAQDIHKGIFALGTNPTLVTILYACCILGFAKNGIMPFHNWLPGAMVAPTPVSALLHAVAVVKVGVFCTVRVMLYVFGTDLMKELNLGVPTAYFVSFTILTASIIALSKDNLKARLAYSTVSQLSYVVLGVSLLTIDGIQGGIVHIANHAFSKITLFFCAGAIYVATHKKSISEMGGLGKAMPFTFAAFAIASLSMIGAPPVAGFVTKWKLLVGTMAMPDHSTGILLVLLASTLLNVAYFAPVTYKAFFGKPPAGEVYTGIKEAPLAMVVPIMIAAFISLAIGIYPDFFMVFVKAVTG, from the coding sequence ATGGACAGCATCGTTTCCATCAAGCCGCTGCTTGCCATATCGACCGCCTTGGCCGGGTCCTTTCTGGTCATGCTGTCCGGGCGCAAGCCAGACGTGCGCGAGTCGTGGTCGTTCATCGCGGCGGTGGTCATGTTCGGGATCATCGTCTCGATGATTCCGGCCGTGGCCCCCGCGCCTTGGGGCCAGGGGCAGACCCTGGTGTTCCACCTGTTCAAGATTCTCCCGGGCCTGAGCGTCTCTTTCCGGGCGGACGCCCTCTCCATGGTGTTCGCTGTGGCGGCGTCCTTCCTGTGGATCATCGCGGTGTCCTACTCAGCCGGATACATGCGAGGGCTGCATGAGCACGCGCAGACCCGCTTCAACGCCTGCTTCGCGCTGGCGCTGTTCGGGGCCATGGGCGTGGCCTTCTCGGACAACCTCTTCACCCTGTACCTGTTCTACGAGATCGTGAGCGTCTGCACCTACCCGCTGGTCGCCCACCACCAGGACAAGGAGAGCTACGAGGGCGCGAAGAAGTACCTGGTCTATTTGGCGGCCACGGCCAAGGGGCTGGTGCTCCCGGCCATGGTGCTCATCTACGTGCTGACCGGCACGCTGGACTTCGCCCAGGACATCCACAAGGGCATCTTCGCCCTGGGGACCAACCCCACCCTGGTGACCATCCTCTACGCCTGCTGCATCCTGGGGTTCGCCAAGAACGGCATCATGCCCTTCCACAACTGGCTGCCCGGAGCCATGGTGGCCCCTACGCCGGTCTCCGCGCTGCTGCACGCGGTGGCGGTCGTGAAGGTGGGCGTGTTCTGCACGGTGCGGGTCATGCTCTACGTGTTCGGCACGGACCTCATGAAGGAGCTCAACCTGGGCGTGCCCACGGCCTACTTCGTGTCCTTCACCATCCTCACGGCGTCCATCATCGCCCTCTCGAAAGACAACCTGAAGGCCCGGCTGGCCTACTCCACCGTGAGCCAGCTCTCCTACGTGGTGCTTGGCGTGTCGCTTCTGACCATCGACGGCATCCAGGGCGGCATCGTCCACATCGCCAACCACGCCTTCTCCAAGATCACGCTCTTCTTCTGCGCCGGCGCGATCTACGTGGCCACGCACAAGAAATCCATCTCGGAGATGGGGGGCCTGGGCAAGGCCATGCCCTTCACCTTCGCGGCCTTCGCCATCGCCTCGCTCAGCATGATCGGCGCGCCCCCGGTGGCGGGCTTCGTGACCAAGTGGAAGCTCCTGGTGGGGACCATGGCCATGCCTGACCACTCCACGGGCATCCTGCTGGTGCTTCTGGCCTCCACGCTCCTGAACGTGGCCTACTTCGCGCCGGTCACCTACAAGGCCTTCTTCGGCAAGCCCCCGGCGGGCGAGGTCTACACGGGCATCAAGGAAGCGCCGCTGGCCATGGTGGTGCCCATCATGATCGCGGCATTCATATCGTTGGCAATAGGCATCTACCCGGACTTCTTCATGGTCTTCGTCAAGGCGGTGACAGGATGA
- the nuoK gene encoding NADH-quinone oxidoreductase subunit NuoK: MNILTLGNSLDTYLVIGAVLFGIGLYGIVKRRTFIGMLISAELMLSGASVNFMAFNRFLAPTPVTGQVFTLFIMAIAAAEAAIVLSIIIAVYRNYRSIETNDVVDLKG, from the coding sequence ATGAACATCCTGACTCTCGGCAACAGCCTGGACACTTACCTGGTGATCGGGGCGGTGCTTTTCGGCATCGGGCTGTACGGCATCGTGAAGCGCCGCACCTTCATCGGCATGCTCATCTCGGCGGAGCTCATGCTCTCGGGGGCGTCGGTGAACTTCATGGCCTTCAACCGCTTCCTGGCCCCCACCCCGGTGACGGGGCAGGTGTTCACGCTGTTCATCATGGCCATCGCCGCTGCGGAAGCGGCCATCGTGCTCAGCATCATCATCGCGGTGTACCGGAACTACAGGTCGATCGAGACCAACGACGTCGTGGACCTGAAAGGGTAA
- a CDS encoding NADH-quinone oxidoreductase subunit J family protein, whose amino-acid sequence MTPSLASAEGLLGLLFLVFVLVTVAGALIAVHTRQLIRAVAGLGLCFIGVAGLYYSLGSPFVALMQVLIYVGAVCVTIIFAVMLADPVESPRPAKTAVFFGALAIIASGGIIWALASLGLRTPWKELPGASGQGSVDQLGVSLLTSYSMSFELISVVLLVAIIGSLVLARLGRSKQ is encoded by the coding sequence ATGACGCCTTCCCTGGCATCCGCCGAGGGCCTCCTGGGCCTTCTGTTCCTGGTGTTCGTCCTGGTCACCGTGGCCGGGGCCTTGATCGCGGTCCACACGAGGCAGCTCATCCGCGCCGTTGCCGGGCTCGGCCTGTGCTTCATCGGCGTGGCCGGGCTGTACTACTCGCTGGGCAGCCCCTTCGTGGCGCTCATGCAGGTGCTCATCTACGTGGGCGCGGTGTGCGTCACCATCATCTTCGCGGTCATGCTGGCCGACCCGGTGGAAAGCCCAAGGCCCGCCAAAACCGCCGTGTTCTTCGGGGCGCTGGCCATCATCGCCAGCGGGGGCATCATCTGGGCGCTGGCGAGCCTCGGCCTGCGCACCCCCTGGAAGGAGCTGCCCGGAGCCAGCGGACAGGGCAGCGTGGACCAGCTGGGCGTCTCGCTTTTGACCAGCTACTCCATGAGCTTCGAGCTGATCTCCGTAGTGCTGCTGGTGGCCATCATCGGTTCGCTGGTGCTGGCGCGCCTGGGAAGGAGCAAGCAATGA
- a CDS encoding NuoI/complex I 23 kDa subunit family protein codes for MTAYFKEIISGTWSLFVGLGITIVYFFKPVVTLQYPHETVPMTPRYRGHIDLVWDEVRGTNKCIVCNGCMKACPSNCITLAGEKAEGGKGKVLTQYTLDFTKCSLCGLCVEVCPTEALEFSKEYNLAGFDEKDYVFDLLKRLEAKHS; via the coding sequence ATGACTGCCTACTTCAAAGAGATCATAAGCGGCACATGGAGCCTGTTCGTGGGGCTCGGCATCACCATCGTGTACTTCTTCAAGCCGGTGGTCACGCTGCAATACCCCCACGAGACCGTACCCATGACCCCGCGCTACCGGGGCCACATCGACCTGGTGTGGGACGAGGTGCGCGGCACCAACAAGTGCATCGTGTGCAACGGCTGCATGAAGGCCTGCCCATCCAACTGCATCACCCTGGCCGGAGAAAAGGCCGAGGGCGGCAAGGGCAAGGTGCTCACGCAGTACACCCTGGACTTCACCAAATGCAGCCTGTGCGGCCTGTGCGTGGAGGTCTGCCCCACCGAGGCACTGGAATTCTCGAAAGAGTACAACCTGGCCGGGTTCGATGAGAAAGACTACGTGTTCGACCTGCTGAAACGGCTGGAGGCAAAGCACTCATGA
- the nuoH gene encoding NADH-quinone oxidoreductase subunit NuoH, producing the protein MFLDSELIRLLAFVLGVVGFVAMNAAYLVWLERKEAGHIQRRIGPKEVGPYGLLQPMADGLKLMTKQLITPDGVDPILFKVAPILVMVPAIMSFVTLPFSETLVARNLDVGLLAVFAFASINVLGLLLGAWGSRNKYAVISAARVVSQNVAYEIPMLIIIVTLVMITGTLNLHEIVTLQTGGFWHWNVLKFTASPLMPVAFLIFFICMLAETNRAPFDMAEAESELVAGAFTEYPGMGFGVFFMGEYANIVVGTSLATILFLGGWDCPLGLFPGVHWFLIKMYALIFVVIWIRWTYPRTTFYGLLNLSWKILIPVAFFNLILTSAMLKVF; encoded by the coding sequence ATGTTTCTTGACTCTGAACTGATCCGGCTCTTGGCTTTCGTGCTGGGGGTCGTCGGCTTCGTGGCCATGAACGCGGCCTACCTCGTGTGGCTGGAGCGCAAGGAAGCGGGCCACATCCAGCGGCGCATCGGCCCCAAGGAAGTCGGCCCCTACGGCCTGCTCCAGCCCATGGCCGACGGCCTGAAGCTGATGACCAAGCAGCTCATCACACCGGACGGAGTGGACCCGATCCTCTTCAAGGTCGCCCCCATCCTGGTGATGGTCCCGGCCATCATGAGCTTCGTGACGCTGCCCTTCAGCGAGACCCTGGTGGCGCGAAACCTGGACGTGGGCCTTCTGGCCGTGTTCGCCTTCGCCTCCATCAACGTGCTGGGGCTTCTGCTGGGCGCGTGGGGCTCGCGCAACAAGTACGCCGTCATCTCGGCGGCGCGCGTGGTGTCGCAGAACGTGGCCTACGAAATCCCCATGCTGATCATCATCGTCACCCTGGTGATGATCACCGGCACCCTGAACCTGCACGAGATCGTCACCTTGCAGACCGGCGGGTTCTGGCACTGGAACGTCCTCAAGTTCACGGCCAGCCCGCTCATGCCGGTGGCCTTCCTGATCTTCTTCATCTGCATGCTGGCCGAGACCAACCGCGCCCCCTTCGACATGGCCGAGGCCGAGAGCGAGCTGGTGGCGGGCGCGTTCACGGAATACCCGGGCATGGGTTTCGGCGTGTTCTTCATGGGCGAGTACGCCAACATCGTGGTGGGAACGAGCCTTGCCACCATCCTGTTTCTGGGCGGCTGGGACTGCCCCCTGGGCCTCTTCCCCGGCGTGCACTGGTTCCTCATCAAGATGTACGCGCTCATCTTCGTGGTGATCTGGATACGCTGGACCTATCCGCGAACGACCTTTTACGGACTCCTGAACCTCTCCTGGAAGATCCTGATCCCCGTTGCGTTCTTCAACCTGATCCTGACCAGCGCCATGTTGAAGGTGTTCTAG
- a CDS encoding NADH-quinone oxidoreductase subunit D, whose product MNSFAPNPANETFVLNLGPQHPATHGVLRIKLVMDGEYIVEAEPVLGYIHRMHEKMGENRTWAQFMPNTGRMDYLHALAYNHNFACIVERAAGIEVPERAEFIRVITSELNRISSHLLWFGAFILDLGGFSPLLYAFDDREQILDLLETVTGSRLTYCYFRFGGVYNDIDENFEAGARAFITRMRERMPMYHALVTKNIILMKRLKDIGHVPAEMCRKYGATGPVARGAGIDFDVRKHEPFSIYPRFDFDIPVYHEADSMARYMVRMDEIEQSLRIIEQALGSMPEGPVMAEKVPKTLKPPKGDYYHAVETARGSFGIRAVSDGTNTPWRLKLRTPSFSNLIVFGEAARGMLLPDALALLGSLDLVIPEIDR is encoded by the coding sequence ATGAACTCTTTCGCCCCAAACCCGGCCAACGAGACCTTCGTCCTGAACCTGGGCCCGCAGCACCCCGCCACTCACGGCGTGCTGCGCATAAAACTGGTGATGGACGGCGAGTACATCGTCGAGGCGGAGCCCGTGCTCGGCTACATCCACCGCATGCACGAAAAGATGGGCGAGAACCGCACCTGGGCGCAGTTCATGCCCAACACGGGCCGCATGGACTACCTGCACGCCCTTGCCTACAACCACAACTTCGCATGCATCGTGGAGCGCGCGGCTGGCATCGAGGTGCCGGAGCGGGCCGAATTCATCCGCGTCATCACCAGCGAGCTGAACCGCATCTCCAGCCACCTGCTCTGGTTCGGGGCCTTCATCCTGGACCTGGGCGGCTTCTCCCCGCTGCTCTACGCCTTCGACGACCGCGAACAGATCCTGGACCTCCTGGAGACCGTGACCGGCTCGCGCCTCACCTACTGCTACTTCCGCTTCGGCGGCGTCTACAACGACATCGACGAAAACTTCGAGGCCGGAGCCAGGGCCTTCATCACCCGCATGCGCGAGCGCATGCCCATGTACCACGCCCTGGTCACCAAGAACATCATCCTGATGAAGCGGCTCAAGGACATCGGCCACGTGCCTGCCGAAATGTGCCGCAAGTACGGCGCCACCGGCCCGGTGGCCAGGGGCGCAGGCATCGACTTCGACGTGCGCAAGCACGAGCCCTTCTCCATCTATCCGCGCTTCGACTTCGACATCCCCGTGTACCACGAGGCCGACTCCATGGCCCGCTACATGGTGCGCATGGACGAGATCGAGCAGAGCCTGCGCATCATCGAGCAGGCCCTGGGGTCCATGCCGGAAGGTCCGGTGATGGCTGAGAAAGTCCCCAAGACCCTCAAGCCCCCCAAGGGCGACTATTACCACGCGGTGGAGACGGCGCGCGGCTCCTTCGGCATCCGGGCGGTCAGCGACGGGACCAACACCCCATGGCGGCTCAAGCTGCGCACGCCGAGCTTTTCCAACCTGATCGTGTTCGGCGAGGCCGCCCGGGGGATGCTGCTCCCGGACGCGCTGGCTCTGCTTGGGAGCCTGGACCTGGTCATTCCTGAGATCGACAGGTGA
- a CDS encoding NADH-quinone oxidoreductase subunit C, with the protein MDTDAITRPLEAVPTAAVKTVDYKARGFHLDVSVSPQHLRDVVTVLDRTGFFIETITGVDWLGEKAALRKEAEAAAAAKAKAAAAKAAKAAEEAAAEVSTDEIPAPKAEKAPAPAAAPEAPKQPEAPQTDDLEAVYDFNRYDTLFRVAVRVRVPRDAPEIPTISEIYPAAHWHEREARDFFGFTFAGHPYMVPLLLPEDADFHPLRKDFTA; encoded by the coding sequence ATGGACACCGATGCCATAACCCGGCCCCTGGAAGCTGTCCCCACCGCAGCCGTGAAAACGGTGGACTACAAGGCCAGGGGATTCCACCTGGATGTGAGCGTCTCCCCGCAACACCTGCGCGATGTGGTCACGGTGCTCGACCGCACGGGCTTCTTCATCGAGACCATCACCGGCGTGGACTGGCTGGGGGAAAAAGCCGCCCTGCGCAAGGAGGCCGAAGCTGCGGCTGCGGCCAAGGCCAAGGCTGCCGCCGCCAAGGCTGCCAAGGCCGCCGAAGAAGCCGCTGCCGAAGTCTCCACGGATGAAATCCCCGCTCCCAAAGCCGAAAAGGCCCCCGCACCCGCCGCCGCGCCAGAAGCGCCCAAACAGCCCGAAGCCCCCCAGACGGACGACCTGGAAGCCGTCTACGACTTCAACCGCTACGACACGCTCTTCCGGGTGGCCGTGCGGGTGCGCGTGCCCCGCGACGCGCCGGAAATTCCCACGATCTCGGAAATCTACCCCGCCGCCCACTGGCACGAGCGTGAAGCCCGCGACTTCTTCGGCTTCACCTTCGCGGGCCACCCCTACATGGTGCCGCTGCTCTTGCCCGAGGACGCCGACTTCCATCCCCTTCGGAAGGATTTCACCGCATGA
- a CDS encoding NADH-quinone oxidoreductase subunit B: METQELQPPIVQFSQLSKLLDLCRANSLWPMTFGLACCAIEMMATGASRFDLARFGAEVFRPSPRQSDVMIVTGTINKKMAPAVQTLYDQMPEPKWVIAMGNCAISGGPFVFEGQYNVVEGASKLFNVDVVIPGCPPRPEALIEGILKLEEKLTGTRRWPRVEAV, from the coding sequence TTGGAAACGCAAGAGTTACAGCCACCGATAGTCCAGTTCTCGCAGCTCTCGAAACTGCTCGACCTGTGCCGGGCGAACTCGCTGTGGCCCATGACCTTCGGGCTGGCCTGCTGCGCCATCGAGATGATGGCCACCGGCGCGTCGCGTTTCGATCTGGCCCGCTTCGGCGCGGAGGTCTTCCGCCCGTCGCCCAGGCAGAGCGACGTGATGATCGTCACCGGGACCATCAACAAGAAGATGGCCCCGGCCGTCCAGACCCTCTACGACCAGATGCCCGAGCCCAAGTGGGTCATCGCCATGGGCAACTGCGCCATCTCGGGCGGCCCGTTCGTGTTCGAGGGGCAGTACAACGTGGTGGAGGGGGCCTCGAAGCTTTTCAACGTGGACGTGGTCATCCCTGGATGCCCGCCCAGGCCCGAGGCGCTGATCGAGGGCATCCTCAAGCTTGAAGAGAAGTTGACCGGCACACGCAGGTGGCCGCGAGTGGAGGCAGTCTGA
- a CDS encoding NADH-quinone oxidoreductase subunit A has protein sequence MGNGSENDLLYIAAFFLAGLGFAVGPFIIVALLSPRSTRSVRQKTKQLIECGVDPIGDAWVKFSVVYYLYALMFVAFAVDILFLFPAALVYNKPGLVDGSRAFLEILLFVGILSLIIVYAWKKGVFDWKRKSYSHR, from the coding sequence GTGGGAAACGGCTCGGAAAATGACCTTCTCTATATTGCAGCGTTCTTCCTGGCCGGCCTTGGCTTTGCGGTCGGTCCTTTCATAATCGTCGCTCTTCTCTCCCCCCGCTCCACACGAAGCGTTCGCCAGAAAACAAAACAGCTCATCGAATGCGGCGTTGATCCGATCGGCGATGCCTGGGTCAAATTCAGCGTCGTCTACTATCTTTACGCCCTGATGTTCGTGGCTTTTGCCGTGGACATACTGTTCCTGTTCCCGGCAGCCCTGGTCTACAACAAACCTGGGCTTGTTGATGGCTCTCGAGCATTCCTGGAAATCCTTCTTTTTGTCGGAATCCTTTCGCTCATTATAGTGTACGCTTGGAAAAAGGGAGTCTTCGATTGGAAACGCAAGAGTTACAGCCACCGATAG
- a CDS encoding DUF2092 domain-containing protein: protein MRCAPKAAFAVALACLLALPGLGLAAKKKAEVPETPVMEEKAAQILDKACKALGALKSYSFRAEVAVDKVYQDGSKIQAGRVMDVSVLRPGAFKVATAGDDFQASSVFDGKTFSLSLPDKKVYGQIAAAMDTDALMDMLASTYGIESPLGDLLSNDTCSKLKGVAGYYVGKSKVRGTVCEHLFFQGKDVDWQIWVEDGPSALPRKIVITEKKLRSSPQFTAVLSGWKTGESSLDAFAFSAPVGFTRDDAVITGAKSGK, encoded by the coding sequence ATGCGCTGTGCTCCCAAGGCGGCTTTCGCGGTCGCGCTGGCGTGTCTTCTGGCCCTGCCCGGCCTGGGCCTTGCCGCGAAGAAGAAGGCGGAGGTTCCCGAAACGCCCGTTATGGAAGAAAAGGCCGCCCAGATCCTCGACAAGGCGTGCAAGGCGCTCGGGGCTCTCAAGAGCTACTCCTTCCGGGCCGAGGTTGCCGTGGACAAGGTCTATCAGGACGGCTCCAAGATCCAGGCAGGACGCGTGATGGACGTGTCGGTCCTGCGGCCGGGAGCGTTCAAGGTCGCCACGGCGGGCGATGATTTCCAGGCCAGTTCGGTGTTCGACGGCAAGACCTTCAGCCTCTCCCTGCCGGACAAGAAGGTCTACGGCCAGATCGCCGCCGCCATGGACACGGACGCCCTCATGGACATGCTGGCCTCCACCTATGGGATTGAATCACCCCTGGGCGACCTGCTCTCCAACGACACCTGCTCCAAGCTGAAGGGCGTGGCAGGCTATTACGTTGGCAAGTCCAAGGTGCGCGGAACGGTGTGCGAGCACCTGTTCTTCCAGGGCAAGGACGTGGACTGGCAGATATGGGTGGAGGACGGCCCGAGCGCCCTGCCGCGAAAGATCGTGATCACCGAGAAGAAGCTGCGCAGTTCCCCGCAGTTCACCGCTGTGCTCAGCGGCTGGAAGACGGGCGAGTCGTCCCTGGACGCCTTCGCTTTCTCGGCGCCAGTCGGCTTCACCCGCGACGACGCAGTCATCACCGGCGCGAAGTCCGGCAAGTAG
- a CDS encoding PEP-CTERM sorting domain-containing protein has protein sequence MIKRLLLCFMAALMLCSLTGNAMASTIVWGNNASFGNVTLEAFDMSTGAVVQQFLAPNPIAVQDNGRGIAVVGTTIYYTTANSGNIYVTNTTTHADLGILVDTGLSGIASIAYDGTDLYVIPYNNGTGVFKYTTAGALIGNLLPGFGGNSQDGFEIANNNILMNHGDAIGPYDKYDLAGNLIQANFITPTFAPTGITFDGTNYFVSDIFNNAIATYDINGTFISHTVLGLPLPQNGNGRLLEDLSSLGNVPNNPPPGSVPEPGTMLLMGAGIAGAIFMRRRSQKAKA, from the coding sequence ATGATAAAGCGTCTTTTGCTATGCTTCATGGCCGCGCTGATGTTGTGCTCTCTGACGGGCAACGCGATGGCCAGCACCATTGTCTGGGGGAACAACGCCTCCTTCGGGAACGTGACCCTGGAAGCGTTTGACATGTCCACCGGAGCTGTCGTGCAGCAATTTCTGGCTCCAAATCCGATCGCCGTGCAGGATAACGGTCGCGGCATCGCAGTCGTCGGCACTACCATCTACTACACAACGGCAAACTCGGGGAACATCTATGTAACCAACACAACCACCCACGCCGACCTGGGCATTCTTGTGGATACCGGCCTGAGCGGCATCGCCAGCATCGCCTACGACGGCACCGACCTCTATGTCATTCCGTACAACAACGGCACAGGCGTCTTCAAGTACACCACGGCCGGCGCCCTTATCGGCAACCTGCTTCCGGGGTTTGGCGGTAACAGCCAGGATGGGTTTGAGATCGCCAACAACAACATTCTCATGAACCATGGCGACGCCATCGGCCCGTACGACAAGTACGACCTTGCTGGAAACTTGATCCAGGCCAACTTCATCACACCGACCTTCGCCCCCACCGGCATTACGTTCGATGGCACCAACTACTTCGTATCGGACATCTTCAACAACGCCATCGCCACGTACGACATCAACGGCACCTTCATATCCCACACCGTTCTGGGCCTTCCCTTGCCCCAAAACGGCAACGGACGTCTCCTCGAAGACCTTTCGTCCCTTGGCAACGTCCCCAACAACCCTCCGCCAGGCTCCGTTCCCGAACCCGGCACCATGCTGCTCATGGGCGCGGGCATAGCCGGAGCGATCTTCATGCGCAGGCGCTCCCAAAAGGCCAAGGCTTAA